A single window of Xiphophorus hellerii strain 12219 chromosome 12, Xiphophorus_hellerii-4.1, whole genome shotgun sequence DNA harbors:
- the LOC116729427 gene encoding clustered mitochondria protein homolog, with product MKDKVKKGGGRNQVKTDVISAASGDDAVDIKQDEGTAFPVKIQGAGVESFELQVNAFWLVQDAIMALLSRNEVCPRSNLSLALAGTTLDPHADLQSLKGLKAGALIRLVEEPYTSHSARVHLARVVELLRASGPHDALREGQSPSVLETLTHTPDSSLPNGKSLKRSLSNSKGESANQDGPPPEYLLPGSSERPLMALLPHSSQPEAPSYLKDLSLSCWHPPPGHRKLQGDFMYMTVVTIEGRHCDITSCPKGFFLNRSTHDMFDPRPAQSTPVCHCLTDLLCHVSPTFKQAFTTLKSRPPQPPVEAMPTPYHTLCWLGPPCASRLHKNTFSRLGVDEQAAAQAPDWNEELQAARDLSQGSLEERLQRDKVLLQVNSAFVRTVMQAAETVVDGFVEPVNGNPEDPAFLWSGLFMSQGATSPVFGGERGRRAAQRLELKCVQAYSDLEGLQGLHTLPTAIVDYRGVRLSAQGLAPGFESSEQDQKDSPASGGLLYGVNAGPQESRQRRQLLALLAQAAKSLFIQRHVVVAPKGHQVPLFTSLDAQGLLGADGRFYLLDVFRSFPVDANFCPEEETQSQTAAGEEESSKSCKENEEQSNGNEKQGWPENYQSASGLPKRFPHSLCRLRPELVQAFIQHKHCQFTQRVKEKMDENGGFEECATACDSRATDAVRAACRDVGSVSDIIFEMRFNPNVFSPGIRFPPSESASTNLQEKLLREAAAFIITHQIPDFLQCCLHSNEAPMDGASLRQALHQRGINLRYLGHVVKAISQSEHKEQLRHIMRSTIGEIFTRSAKRVFNHFLQGVDVPSLSAAVSHFLSCLLVHHFTPSPVGEEAKKKSRRRGRGAGASESTPWSMLTGSELWNLVCQDAVETYDISDSLGSSPNHLVENYGLQKVSLLREFCLKTGVQLRLRDYVLENQNKAPFSPDDILNIFPVVKHIKMPTADASKAYRAAQTSIQKGLLDQAYEQLKEAAYLYGRVCDDLDPEACNCNSLLAKVTFLQGKAAEARSVQLKTVIISERVLGFDHPNTIQQYALLAVYAYAGGETTLAQKCLLRARLLMLTVHGEDHPHTATLDSCLGLVLTEDQTGPFLKNALKLNTSFFGPTDLNTALSHHLLAQWMCSKGDYRSAMTHEKEALSAFTALFGEDHPQTSCSKEFLGTITKQAVKVERTLRQTGSESAEQTVECLSPTSETVLEQMVLVTGIRRITRSDRFQEYKQKHLERKAAAAKELGFKLPIWPVNSHLVSREDKSLNKENGKEAGDKGTEAEIKDAESQQENMSTDSGAGVLANGHVVEPAERSKHGEKADVDTNGEVADGEAQTVDEGEKQSASGGKNREINGDVKTIPSPSALSSKLSWADIVSKSSNGTGGKAVNGVTANGATEE from the exons ATGAAGGACAAAgtgaagaaaggaggaggaagaaatcAAGTCAAAACTG ATGTAATCAGTGCAGCCAGCGGAGATGATGCTGTTGATATCAAACAAGATGAGGGCACAGCGTTTCCTGTGAAGATCCAAGGAGCAGGAGTCGAGTCGTTTGAACTGCAG GTTAACGCATTTTGGCTCGTTCAAGATGCAATAATGGCCTTGCTGTCAAGGAATGAGGTGTGTCCACGTTCGAACTTGTCTCTAGCTCTAGCTGGAACAACACTGGATCCCCATGCCGATCTGCAAAGCCTTAAGGGCCTTAAAGCAGGAGCTCTCATTCGCCTGGTGGAAG AGCCTTATACCTCCCACTCCGCCAGAGTCCACTTGGCTCGGGTTGTGGAGCTGCTGAGAGCGTCCGGACCTCACGATGCACTCAGAGAAGGACAATCACCAAGCGTACTAGagacactcacacacacacctg ACTCGAGCCTACCAAATGGAAAGAGCCTGAAGCGCTCGTTAAGCAATTCAAAGGGAGAATCAGCCAACCAGGATGGACCCCCACCTGAGTACCTCTTGCCTGGCTCCTCAGAAAGACCCCTTATGGCTCTGCTGCCACACAGTTCTCAACCAGAG GCTCCCAGTTACCTGAAGGACTTGTCCCTCAGCTGCTGGCACCCCCCACCAGGACACAGGAAGCTGCAGGGAGACTTCATGTACATGACAGTGGTGACAATAGAGGGTCGGCATTGTGATATCACATCCTGTCCCAAAGGTTTCTTCCTGAACAG gtCTACCCACGATATGTTTGACCCTCGTCCTGCGCAGTCTACTCCAGTCTGTCACTGTCTCACCGACTTGCTGTGTCATGTCAGTCCTACTTTCAAACAAGCCTTTACCACGCTCAAAAGCAG GCCACCACAGCCACCAGTAGAGGCAATGCCCACTCCTTACCACACGCTGTGCTGGCTCGGACCTCCCTGCGCCTCTCGTCTCCACAAGAACACCTTCAGTAGATTGGGGGTGGATGAGCAGGCGGCAGCACAG GCTCCAGACTGGAATGAGGAGTTACAAGCAGCCAGAGATCTTTCCCAGGGGAGTCTGGAAGAAAGGCTGCAGAGAGACAAAGTGTTGCTACAA GTTAACAGTGCTTTCGTAAGGACTGTTATGCAGGCAGCTGAGACGGTTGTAGATGGCTTTGTTGAGCCGGTAAATGGAAACCCGGAGGACCCAGCATTCCTTTGGAGTGGCCTGTTCATGAGTCAAGGGGCCACAAGTCCAGTGTTTGGTGGTGAGAGGGGTCGCAG GGCAGCTCAGAGGTTGGAGCTTAAATGTGTGCAGGCTTACAGTGACTTAGAGGGGCTGCAGGGGCTGCATACTTTACCCACAGCCATCGTGGACTACAGAGGAGTGCGTCTGTCGGCCCAGGGTCTGGCCCCCGGGTTTGAAAGCTCAGAGCAGGACCAAAAAGATTCTCCTGCCTCAGG AGGTTTGCTTTATGGGGTGAACGCAGGGCCCCAAGAATCCCGTCAACGCAGACAGCTGCTAGCCTTATTGGCTCAAGCCGCCAAAAGTCTGTTCATCCAGAGACATGTTGTTGTGGCCCCCAAGGGTCACCAGGTACCTCTGTTCACCTCCCTGGACGCTCAGGGCCTGCTGGGGGCTGATGGGAGGTTCTACCTGCTAGACGTATTCAGAAGCTTCCCAGTTGATGCCAACTTCTGTCCAGAGGAGGAAACACAAAGTCAGACAGCTGCTGGGGAGGAAGAGAGCAGCAAAAGCTGTAAAGAGAATGAGGAGCAGAGCAACGGGAACGAGAAACAAGGTTGGCCAGAGAATTATCAGAGCGCCTCTGGGCTTCCAAAGAGGTTTCCTCACAGTCTCTGTAGGCTGAGGCCAGAGCTGGTGCAGGCTTTCATTCAGCACAA acattGTCAGTTTACCCAACGTGTGAAGGAGAAGATGGATGAAAATGGAGGATTTGAAGAATGTGCAACAGCTT GTGACTCTCGAGCGACTGATGCCGTACGAGCCGCATGCAGAGACGTGGGCTCCGTTAGTGACATCATCTTTGAGATGCGCTTTAACCCAAATGTTTTCTCTCCAG GAATACGTTTTCCTCCCTCTGAGAGTGCATCAACAAACCTGCAGGAGAAGTTGCtgagagaagctgcagctttcatTATCACACACCAGATACCAGACTTT TTGCAGTGTTGCCTACACAGCAATGAGGCGCCAATGGACGGAGCATCTCTGAGACAGGCGCTACACCAGAGAGGCATCAACCTCCGCTACCTGGGGCACGTGGTGAAGGCTATTTCCCAGTCAGAACACAAGGAGCAACTCAGGCATATAATG AGATCAACAATAGGTGAAATTTTCACCCGCTCAGCAAAAAGAGTGTTCAACCATTTCCTACAG GGTGTGGACGTGCCAAGCCTGTCAGCAGCCGTCAGTCATTTCCTCAGTTGTCTTTTGGTTCATCACTTCACACCCTCTCCTGTCGGGGAGGAGGCTAAGAAAAAGTCACGGAGGCGTGGCCGTGGGGCCGGGGCCTCCGAGAGCACACCCTGGAGCATGCTCACTGGATCTGAGCTGTGGAATCTGGTCTGCCAAGATGCTGTTGAAACATATGATATCTCTGACAGCCTTGG TTCAAGTCCGAATCACTTGGTGGAGAACTATGGGCTTCAAAAAGTCTCTTTGCTGAGAGAATTCTGTTTAAAGACCGGAGTGCAG CTGAGACTGAGAGACTACGTCCTCGAGAACCAGAACAAAGCGCCCTTCAGTCCTGACGACATCCTTAACATCTTTCCCGTtgtaaaacacatcaaaatgCCGACTGCTGATGCTTCAAAGGCATACCGAGCTGCACAGACTTCCATTCAGAAGG GTCTGCTAGACCAGGCCTACGAACAGCTGAAGGAAGCAGCTTACCTGTATGGCAGAGTGTGTGATGATCTGGACCCTGAGGCCTGTAACTGTAACAGCTTGTTGGCCAAAGTCACCTTCCTGCAGGGGAAAGCAGCTGAG GCTCGAAGTGTTCAGCTGAAGACAGTGATCATTAGTGAGAGGGTGCTTGGCTTTGACCATCCAAACACTATACAGCAATAT GCACTCCTAGCCGTGTATGCGTATGCTGGAGGGGAGACGACCCTGGCTCAGAAATGTCTTCTCAGAGCTCGTCTGCTAATGTTGACAGTCCATGGAGAAGACCACCCGCACACCGCAACGCTAGAT AGTTGTCTTGGCCTGGTGCTGACAGAAGATCAAACAGGACCGTTCCTTAAGAATGCTCTAAAACTTAACACTTCATTTTTCGGCCCCACTGATCTGAATACCGCTCTTAG ccACCACCTGTTGGCCCAGTGGATGTGCAGTAAAGGAGACTACAGAAGTGCTATGACACATGAGAAAGAAGCCCTCTCTGCCTTTACAGCCTTG TTTGGAGAAGATCACCCACAGACGAGCTGCAGCAAGGAGTTCCTGGGGACCATCACCAAGCAGGCAGTCAAAGTAGAACGCACTCTcaggcagacaggaagtgagtctGCTGAGCAAACCGTTGAG TGTCTAAGCCCAACATCTGAAACTGTCCTGGAGCAGATGGTTCTGGTTACGGGGATCAGGAGGATTACACGCAg tGACAGGTTCCAGGAGTATAAGCAGAAACACCTGGAACGAAAGGCTGCAGCAGCAAAGGAACTGGGATTCAAGCTCCCAATCTGGCCTGTCAACTCACATCTTGTTAGCAGAGAAGATAAAAGCTTGAATAAAGAAAATGGGAAGGAAGCTGGTGACAAAGGAACCGAAGCAGAGATAAAAGACGCAGAGAGTCAACAGGAGAACATGTCCACCGACAGTGGTGCAGGTGTCTTAGCTAACGGTCATGTGGTAGAGCCAGCTGAGCGAAGCAAACATGGAGAGAAAGCTGATGTGGATACTAATGGAGAAGTTGCAGATGGTGAAGCCCAGACAGTGGATGAAGGTGAGAAGCAGTCAGCTTCAGGGGGGAAAAATAGGGAAATAAATGGAGATGTGAAAACAATTCCCAGCCCATCTGCCCTGAGTAGTAAACTAAGCTGGGCAGATATCGTTTCAAAATCTAGCAACGGAACAGGAGGCAAGGCAGTAAATGGAGTCACTGCTAATGGAGCAACTGAAgagtga